One window of the Sciurus carolinensis chromosome 8, mSciCar1.2, whole genome shotgun sequence genome contains the following:
- the Smo gene encoding smoothened homolog isoform X2 translates to MPKCENDRVELPSRTLCQATRGPCAIVERERGWPDFLRCTPDHFPEGCPNEVQNIKFNSSGQCEAPLVRTDNPKSWYEDVEGCGIQCQNPLFTEAEHQDMHSYIAAFGAVTGLCTLFTLATFVADWRNSNRYPAVILFYVNACFFVGSIGWLAQFMDGARREIVCRADGTMRLGEPTSNETLSCVIIFVIVYYALMAGVVWFVVLTYAWHTSFKALGTTYQPLSGKTSYFHLLTWSLPFVLTVAILAVAQVDGDSVSGICFVGYKNYRYRAGFVLAPIGLVLIVGGYFLIRGVMTLFSIKSNHPGLLSEKAASKINETMLRLGIFGFLAFGFVLITFSCHFYDFFNQAEWERSFRDYVLCQANVTIGLPTKKPIPDCEIKNRPSLLVEKINLFAMFGTGIAMSTWVWTKATLLIWRRTWCRLTGQSDDEPKRIKKSKMIAKAFSKRRELLQNPGQELSFSMHTVSHDGPVAGLAFDLNEPSADVSSAWAQHVTKMVARRGAILPQDVSVTPVATPVPPEEQANLWLVEAEISPELEKRLGRKKKRRKRKKEVCPLTPAPELHHPAPAPAPAASAVPRLPQLPRQKCLVAAGAWGSGESCRQGAWTLVSNPFCPEPSPRQDPFLPSVPAPMAWAQGRRQGLGPIHSRTNLMEAELMDADSDF, encoded by the exons ATGCCCAAGTGTGAGAATGACCGCGTGGAGCTGCCCAGCCGCACCCTCTGCCAAGCCACCCGAGGCCCCTGTGCCATTGTGGAGCGGGAGCGGGGCTGGCCTGACTTCCTGCGCTGTACCCCTGACCACTTCCCTGAAGGCTGCCCG AATGAGGTGCAGAACATCAAGTTCAACAGTTCTGGTCAGTGTGAAGCACCCTTGGTGCGGACAGACAACCCCAAGAGCTGGTACGAGGACGTGGAGGGCTGCGGGATCCAGTGCCAGAATCCGCTGTTCACCGAGGCCGAGCACCAGGACATGCACAGCTACATCGCGGCCTTCGGTGCTGTCACCGGGCTCTGCACGCTCTTCACCCTG GCCACCTTTGTGGCTGACTGGCGGAACTCCAATCGCTACCCTGCGGTTATTCTCTTCTACGTCAATGCGTGTTTTTTTGTGGGCAGCATTGGCTGGCTGGCCCAGTTCATGGACGGTGCCCGCCGGGAGATCGTGTGCCGAGCAGATGGCACCATGAGACTTGGGGAGCCCAC CTCCAACGAGACCCTGTCCTGCGTCATCATTTTCGTCATTGTATACTATGCCCTGATGGCTGGCGTGGTCTGGTTTGTGGTTCTCACCTATGCCTGGCACACCTCCTTCAAAGCCCTGGGCACCACCTACCAACCACTCTCAGGCAAGACCTCCTACTTCCACCTGCTCACGTGGTCACTCCCCTTTGTCCTCACTGTGGCGATCCTTGCTGTGGCCCAG GTGGATGGGGACTCCGTGAGCGGCATCTGTTTTGTGGGCTACAAGAACTACCGATACCGTGCTGGCTTTGTCCTGGCCCCAATTGGCTTGGTGCTCATTGTGGGAGGCTACTTCCTCATCCGAG GAGTCATGACTCTGTTCTCCATCAAGAGCAACCACCCAGGGCTGCTGAGTGAGAAGGCTGCCAGCAAGATCAACGAGACCATGCTGCGCCTGG GCATTTTTGGTTTCCTGGCCTTTGGCTTTGTGCTCATCACCTTCAGCTGCCACTTCTATGACTTCTTTAACCAGGCTGAGTGGGAACGCAGCTTCCGGGACTACGTGCT GTGCCAGGCCAATGTGACCATTGGGCTGCCCACCAAGAAGCCCATCCCTGACTGTGAGATCAAGAATCGCCCCAGCCTCCTGGTGGAGAAGATCAACCTGTTTGCCATGTTTGGCACTGGCATTGCCATGAGCACCTGGGTCTGGACCAAGGCCACGCTGCTCATCTGGAGGCGCACCTGGTGCAG ATTGACTGGGCAGAGTGATGATGAGCCCAAACGGATCAAGAAGAGCAAGATGATTGCCAAGGCCTTCTCCAAGCGGCGGGAGCTGCTGCAGAACCCAGGCCAGGAGCTGTCCTTCAGCATGCACACTGTCTCCCACGACGGGCCTGTGG CGGGTTTGGCTTTTGACCTCAACGAACCCTCAGCTGATGTCTCCTCTGCCTGGGCCCAGCATGTCACCAAGATGGTGGCTCGGAGAGGAGCCATACTGCCCCAGGACGTGTCTGTCACTCCTGTGGCAACTCCAG TACCCCCAGAAGAACAAGCCAACCTGTGGCTAGTTGAGGCAGAGATCTCCCCAGAGCTAGAGAAGCGCCTGGGCCGGAAGAAGAAgcgaaggaagaggaagaaggaggtgTGCCCCCTGACACCAGCCCCTGAGCTTCACcatcctgcccctgcccctgcccctgctgcCAGTGCTGTTCCTCGGCTACCTCAGCTACCCCGGCAGAAATGCCTGGTGGCTGCAGGGGCCTGGGGGTCTGGGGAATCCTGCCGACAGGGAGCCTGGACCCTGGTCTCCAACCCCTTCTGCCCAGAGCCCAGTCCCCGTCAGGATCCATTTCTCCCCAGTGTCCCAGCCCCCATGGCCTGGGCTCAGGGCCGCCGCCAGGGTCTGGGGCCCATTCACTCCCGCACCAACCTGATGGAGGCAGAGCTCATGGATGCAGACTCAGATTTCTGA